The DNA segment GCTGTCGCTGACCGACATGTGCGACCGGCCGCCGGTCGCGACGACCGACCAACCCCTCGACACCGGCGGCCACACCCTGCGCTTCATCCCCACCCCGCACATCCCGCACAACTGGGAGGCCGGCCTGTGGTTCGACGAGGCGACGGACACCCTGCTCGCCGGCGACCTGTTCACCCATGTCGGGCGCGGTCCCGCCATCACCGAGAGCGACTGCGTCACAACGGCTCTCGATGCGGAGGACTTGTTCCACGCCACCGCACTCTGCACCGGTCTGGTGCCCACCCTGGCGGCCCTGGCCGACCTGCGGCCGACGACGCTGGCGATCATGCACGGTTCGTCGTTCGCCGGCGACGGTGCCAACCAGTTGCGTGGCCTCGCCGACGGCTACGCCGACATGATGCACGCGTCACTTCCGTCACATCGGCCCCAGTCGCCGTAGGGTTGCCCTGTGGATCTGCGGCTGACCGGGGCGAGCGTGCTCGCCGTCGCGGCGCTGCTGGCCGGCTGCCAGGACGACACCTCGGGTACCGCCGTGCGCAGCCCCGACTCTCCGACCGAACCCACCGTGCCGACGCCACGGCCGTCGCGCACCCCCACCACCGCGCCGCCGCCGCGGACCGTCACCCCGGCGCCGCCCAGCGCGTCACCGCCCGCCGCCGCCGAGGTGCTGGCACCGCAGAACGGCTACGTGTTCGTCCAGACCAAGTCGGGCAAGACGCGCTGCCAGTTGTCCGCCGAGGAGGTCGGCTGCGAATCGCAGTTCACCGACGCCCCGCAGGTCAACGGGCTTCCGGCCAACGGTGTGCGGCTGTCGGCCGATGGCCGGGTCGAGTGGGTGCTGGGCAATCTCGGCGACATCCCGGCGGTCACCCTGGACTACCGCCGCTACTCCGCGGTGGGCTGGACGATCGACGCAGGCAGCGACGGCACCCGCTTCAGCAACGACCGCACGCACCGGGGCATGTTCGTCGCTGTGGAGCGGGTTCAGACTTTCTGACTTGTCGGTCGTAGCCGGTTTGAACACCGTCGTCGGCCGGGCATGTTGGCCCCATGAGCGAGCAGCGCCCCGCGCCACAGATTTTCGTGCTGTTCGGCGCGACCGGCGATCTGGCGAAGCGAAAACTCTTTCCCGGGCTCTACCGGCTGGCGGCGGCCGACCGGCTGCCCGCCGACTACGCGATCATCGGTTCCGGCCGGCACTCACCCGGCAGTGCTGACGAATTCCGCGGCACGGTCGGCGAGGGGTTGCGCGACTCCGTCGACGACATCGACGAGGACGTCCTCTCGGATCTTCTCGGCCGCCTGTCGTTCGAGGTCTCCGACGGGGACGACGGCAGCGAGCTCGCCGAAGCCGTCCGGACCGCGCAGAAACGACTCGGCGACGACGCGCAGACGTTGATCTACCTGTCGGTCCCGCCGAAGGCGATGCAGCCGATGATCACGATGCTCGGCCGCGAGCGGCTCACCGACGGCGCCCGACTGGTGGTGGAGAAACCGTTCGGCACGGACCTGGAGTCGGCGCGTGACCTGGACGCGGCGCTCAAGGACGTCGTCAGCGAGGATCAGGTCTACCGCATCGACCACTTCATCGGGAAAGAAGCGGTGCAGAACATCCTGGCCCTGCGGTTCGCCAACGGCCTCATCGAACCCGCCTGGCACCGCAGTCACCTCGAGTCGGTGCAGATCGACGTGCCCGAGGAACTCACGATCGAAGGCCGGGGTGGGTTCTACGAGTCGACGGGCTGCTTCCGCGACATGATCTCCACCCACCTGTGCCAGGTGCTGGGTTTCGTCGCGATGGAACCGCCCGTGCACCTCGACGCGGTGTCCCTGCGCAACGAGAAGGCGAAGGTCTTCGAGGCGATGCGACCGCTCGACCCCGACCGCGTGGTGTTCGGCCAGTACGAGGGATACCGGGACGAGGAGGGCGTCGACGGCGATTCTGCCGTCGAGACCTTCGTCGCCCTCGAGGCGTTCGTCGACACCGAACGGTGGCAGGGAGTGCCGTTCTATCTGCGTACCGGTAAGGCGCTGGGCGGCACCCGCCGCACCGTGACGCTGACCTTCCGCAGCCCGCCGATGGAGCGGTTCGGCGCCGAGGCCATGGGACCCAACCAGCTCGTCCTCGAACTCACCGACTCGCCGCAGTTCGAGGTGCGGATGCTGGCCAAACGCCCCGGCCCGGACCTCGTGCTCATGCCGCTGGACATGCACCTCGACCTGGCCGCCGACGGGGATTCCGACGACGCTCCGCTGGAGGCCTACGAACGGTTGCTGCTCGACGTGATGCGCGGGGACCAGACGCTGTTCACCCGGGCCGACGAGGTCGACCGGCTGTGGCAGGTGTGCCAGCCGGTGCTCGACTCACCGCCACAGGTGCGCCCGTACGCCCGCGGTTCGTGGGGGCCGGACGAGGCAGTGGCGCTCGCGGGTGCCGCCGGGTGGCGGCTACCGGATGAGTGAGCCACTGGGCATCGCCGAGCACGGACTGATCAGCGCCGCGATCAACCTCGACCGATCAGATGGAGGAACACCATGACCGCCGCTCAGCGGGAACGCGCCGCACTCGTCGACGCCATGCGGACCCGGGGTCCCGACGCGCCCACCCTGTGCGAGGGGTGGAAGACCCGCGACCTCGCCGCGCACCTCTACATCCGCGAGCACCGGCCGGACGCTACGGCGGGGATTCTCGTTCCGGGGCTCGCGAACTACACCGCCAAGGTGCAGGACCGGACGGCCGAGACGACCGAATGGAGCGCGCTGCTGGACAAGATCGCGGCCGGTCCGCCACGGTTCTCACCGTTCAAACTGCTCGACCCGGTTGCCAACCTCGCCGAGATGTTCATCCACTGCGAGGACGTGCGGCGCGCGCAGCCGGGCTGGGAGCCGCGCCCGCTCGACTATGCGACCGTCAAGGGCCTGACCCGCACGCTGTCGCTGATGGCCAGGATGACGCTGGCCAAGGCGCCGACCCGGGTGGCGTTGCGCACACCGGAGGGCAAGACGATCCTGACCGCGGGCAAGGGTGACCCGGTCACCGTCACCGGGCGGCCGGAGGAGCTGCTGCTCTTCGCCGTCGGCCGCGAGGCCCGTGTCGACTTCGAGGGTGAGCCGGCCGCCGTCCAGGCGCTGCGCGACGCCCCCAAGGGTCTGTAGGTTGACCGCCGTGGATTTCCGTGTCTTCGTCGAACCGCAGCAGGGCGCCCGCTACGCCGATCAGCTCGCCGTGGCCCGCGCCGCCGAACAACTGGGCTACTCCGCCTTCTTCCGCTCGGACCACTATCTGGCGATGAGCGGCGACGGGCTGCCCGGGCCCACCGATTCCTGGGTGACCCTCGCCGGCATCGCGCGCGAGACGTCGTCGATCCGGCTGGGCACCATGGTCACCTCCGCCACCTTCCGCTATCCCGGTCCGCTGGCGATCGCCGTCGCCCAGGTCGACGAGATGAGTGGCGGCCGCGTCGAATTGGGCTTGGGCGCAGGCTGGTTCGAAGAAGAACACAAGGCGTACGCGATCCCGTTCCCGCCGCTGGGCGAACGGTTCGACCGGTTGACCGAACAGCTCGACATCCTCACCGGCATGTGGGCGACCCCGGTCGGTGAGACGTTCGACTACAGCGGCACCCACTACACCGTCGTCGACTCACCCGGCCTGCCCAAACCGGTGCAGGCGTTGCCGCCGATCATCATCGGCGGACAGGGCGCCAAGCGCACCCCCGCGTTGGCAGCGAAGTATGCGGGCGAGTTCAACGTGCCGTTCGTCCCGCTGGACACGGCGCGGACCCAGTTCGATCGGGTCCGGACCGCCGTCGCCGACGCCGGGCGCGAACCGGATTCGATGGTCTACTCCGCGGCCTTCGTCCTGTGTGCCGGTGCCGACGACGCCGAGATCGCCCGTCGCGCGAACACGATCGGCCGCGAGGTCGACGAACTGCGCAGCAATTCACCGATGGTCGGGACGCCCGCGGAGATCGTCGACAAGCTGGGACCGTTCGTCGAGGCCGGTGTCGAGCGGGTGTACCTGCAGGTGCTCGACATGAGCGACCTCGACCACCTGGCGCTGGTGGCCGGGCAGGTGCTGCCCCAGCTGCGCTGACCCGGCGAAGCCGACCTGGTCGCGGTTAGGATCGGTGCCCGTGACGGGCCCCCGCGACGATGACGAGGCGCATTCCGGCCGAGAGGCGGATGCGCCCGCACCGTGGCATCACTCGACGGCGAAGGTGCTCGGGGCGAGCGTCGCCGCGATCGCCGCGCTCGCGCTGATCGTCACCGGCGTGATGTTCGTGTCGAGGAAGGCCGGCGAGACCCCCGAGGCACCACTGAACTTCGTCGATCCGACGTTCTCGTCGATGACCTCCGAGGCGACGACAGAGCCCACCACCGCCACGACCACCACCCGCATCAGCCCACCGCTGACCACCGATCTGGACCTCCCGCCGGAGATGGCGACGTCGACTCCGCCGTCGGAGACCACCAGCAGCGGCGAGCGGCCCTCCACCCGGAAGTCGGAGGAGTCCGAGGAGTCCGACGAGCGGGAGGACGAGTCGGCGGCGCCGACGACGACCCGCAATCGGCCACGACTCAACGAGACACGCACGCTTTACCCGCGTCCGTAGAGCAAACGCCGCCTACTATCGAAGGCCGTGGCGCGACCTCCCGAAGATCCGAATTACTCGGACAACGAGCCGACCCAGTACTCCAACGCCTACAGCGCCGAGCCGACGCAATACGGCGACTACACCGGCGCGTACGACCAGCCGCCGCCCGAGGAGCCGCAGCCGTGGTACCGCAAACCGGGTGCGCTGGTCGCCCTCGGGGCGCTGGCCGCGCTGCTGCTCGCGGTGATCATCTGGCTCATCGTGCAACTGGTGTCGGGTGACGACTCGCCGTCCGACTCCACCACCACGACGACGACCACGACGACGTCCGAAGCGCCCGCGGTGGTTCCGCCGCAGACGGTGACCGAGTCGCCGACCGAGACGACCACGCCGGCGGAGACGACGACGGCGCCCGAGACGACCACCACCACGGCACCGACCACCACCACGACGACCACGACGGCGCCGACCACGACCACCACCACGACGCCTCCGCCCACCACGACGGTGGAGACGAGCACCAGCACGGTGACGATCACGGTGCCGACGCTGGTTCCGCCGGGTGGCTGAGCCCACCTCGAGTGTGCGGTTTCATACGCAACGCGCCGGCTGACGCGTATGCGGTCGCACAGTCGGCGTAGTTAGCAGACGGTTTCGGCGTCCGGCACGCACTCCTGCACCGGGGCCGGTTCGGCCGAAGGCGCCGGTTCCGGCTGGGGCTCGACCGACGGCGCCGGCTCGACCGAAGGCGCGGGTTCGGGTTCGGGTTCCGGTGCCGGCGCGGGTTCCGGTGCCGGCTCGGGGGCCGGTTCCGGTTGCGGCTCCGCCGAAGGCTCCGGCTCCGGCGAAGGCTCCGGCTCCGGCGAAGGCTCGGGCGACGGCTGCGGTTGCGGAGTCGGCGCGGGCGACGACGACGGCGGAGCGGCCGGCGGGACGGTGAACACCGGCAGCGGCAGCTGCGGCAGTCCGAACGCCGGGGCCGGAGCCGGCGCCGCCGGTCGGGGCGCAGGGGCCGCCGGCCGCGGTGCTGCCGGGCGGGGCGCGGCGGGCCGTGGCGCCGCCTGCTGCGGTGCCGCCTGCTTCGAGGCCACTCGCCGCTCGGCCGAGGTGTTGGGGCTCGGCTGCTGCGGTGCCGGTGCGACCGCGCGCGGTGCCGGTGCGACCGCGCGCGGCGCCGGTGCGTTCGCGATCACGGTCTCGGTGACCGCGGCCGGCGCGGGTTGCGCGGCCGGCTGTTCGATCGGCGCGGTCGCCACCGGTGCGGTGATCGCCGAGGAGCCGGCCTCCACCGCACCCGCGTCGCCGGTGTGCGAGGTCAGGATCAGACCCGTCGCCGCCAACGCGGCGAAGCAGGCCGCGCCCGCGAACAAGGCGCCCGGCCTGCGGAACCACCGCACATCGTCCGAGTCCTCGGCCTCCGGATGGTCGAACGCGATATCGGGCCGGGCCATCGCGGCGTCGTAGACCGGGTGCACGTACTGCGTCGCGGCGTCGAAGTCGACGGTTTCGGCCGACCACGCCAGCGGTAACACCGCGGCGACGGTCGCCGGTTCGTCCGGCGCGGCGGCGATCGTGGTGACGGCGTCCTGCTCCACGCCCCGCGACGCCAGCAGCTCGGCACCGGCCGCGGCGGCCACCTGCGCGTACGGACCGGTGATGACCGGCAACCGCAGCGCCTGCGAAAGGTGTTGCGTGACAAGCGGAATCCGCGCGCCACCACCGACGGTCGCGACCGCGGCGAGCTGCGCAGGCGCGATGTGGTTGCGGTGCAGCACCTCGAACACCGCCTCGACCAGGCCGCCGAGCGGGGCCGCCACCAGCGCCTCGAGCTCGGGGCGGGTCAACCGAACCGCGGCATGCGGTCCTTCCAGCGCGGTGGCGGTCTGCACCGACAGCCGCTCCTTGGCGTCGCGGCACTGCTCGCGCAGCGAGGTGAGCGAGGCCACCGCCGACGTACCGGTCGGGTCGACGTCGAGGTCGGCGAGCACATGCCGCAGCACCGCCTGATCGATCAGGTCCCCAGAGAAGTCGTCGTAGCGGACCGTCGAACCGATCGGGCGGAACCCGTCACCGGCATCGGCCAGCGTGATGCTGGTTCCCGTCGCCCCGAAGTCGCACAGGGCGACGACACCGTGGGCGGGCAGCCCGGGATTGGCCTGCAGCGCGGTGAGCGCCGCGACCGCGTCGGAGACGACGGTCAGGTGTGGCACCACGGCGCGCAACGCCGCCACCGCGGTGGGCGACCAGTGCGCCGGGACCGCGACCGCGGCCACGTCGGGCCGCCGCAGCGGGTGCACGGTCCGGGTGAGCGATTCGACCGCCGCCGCGACCAGCTGACCGCCGTAGTAGGCCGACCCGTCGGCGGCCACCAGGGGGACCGGATCGCCGACGCGGTCGACGAAGCCGGTGAGGGTCTGACCGTTCAGCGTGAGCAC comes from the Mycolicibacterium litorale genome and includes:
- a CDS encoding Hsp70 family protein, whose amino-acid sequence is MRTSLGVSLGAANLVAVADGRPTVRPAVLTLNGQTLTGFVDRVGDPVPLVAADGSAYYGGQLVAAAVESLTRTVHPLRRPDVAAVAVPAHWSPTAVAALRAVVPHLTVVSDAVAALTALQANPGLPAHGVVALCDFGATGTSITLADAGDGFRPIGSTVRYDDFSGDLIDQAVLRHVLADLDVDPTGTSAVASLTSLREQCRDAKERLSVQTATALEGPHAAVRLTRPELEALVAAPLGGLVEAVFEVLHRNHIAPAQLAAVATVGGGARIPLVTQHLSQALRLPVITGPYAQVAAAAGAELLASRGVEQDAVTTIAAAPDEPATVAAVLPLAWSAETVDFDAATQYVHPVYDAAMARPDIAFDHPEAEDSDDVRWFRRPGALFAGAACFAALAATGLILTSHTGDAGAVEAGSSAITAPVATAPIEQPAAQPAPAAVTETVIANAPAPRAVAPAPRAVAPAPQQPSPNTSAERRVASKQAAPQQAAPRPAAPRPAAPRPAAPAPRPAAPAPAPAFGLPQLPLPVFTVPPAAPPSSSPAPTPQPQPSPEPSPEPEPSPEPEPSAEPQPEPAPEPAPEPAPAPEPEPEPAPSVEPAPSVEPQPEPAPSAEPAPVQECVPDAETVC
- the zwf gene encoding glucose-6-phosphate dehydrogenase, giving the protein MSEQRPAPQIFVLFGATGDLAKRKLFPGLYRLAAADRLPADYAIIGSGRHSPGSADEFRGTVGEGLRDSVDDIDEDVLSDLLGRLSFEVSDGDDGSELAEAVRTAQKRLGDDAQTLIYLSVPPKAMQPMITMLGRERLTDGARLVVEKPFGTDLESARDLDAALKDVVSEDQVYRIDHFIGKEAVQNILALRFANGLIEPAWHRSHLESVQIDVPEELTIEGRGGFYESTGCFRDMISTHLCQVLGFVAMEPPVHLDAVSLRNEKAKVFEAMRPLDPDRVVFGQYEGYRDEEGVDGDSAVETFVALEAFVDTERWQGVPFYLRTGKALGGTRRTVTLTFRSPPMERFGAEAMGPNQLVLELTDSPQFEVRMLAKRPGPDLVLMPLDMHLDLAADGDSDDAPLEAYERLLLDVMRGDQTLFTRADEVDRLWQVCQPVLDSPPQVRPYARGSWGPDEAVALAGAAGWRLPDE
- a CDS encoding oxygen-binding di-iron domain-containing protein yields the protein METVVDEIAPGIFRLSTFIPDITEHGFTFNQFLLTGDQPFLFHCGQRQLFPLVSAAIERIVPLESLRWISFGHVEADECGAVNLLLDAAPHAEVIHGPLACMLSLTDMCDRPPVATTDQPLDTGGHTLRFIPTPHIPHNWEAGLWFDEATDTLLAGDLFTHVGRGPAITESDCVTTALDAEDLFHATALCTGLVPTLAALADLRPTTLAIMHGSSFAGDGANQLRGLADGYADMMHASLPSHRPQSP
- a CDS encoding TIGR03085 family metal-binding protein; the protein is MTAAQRERAALVDAMRTRGPDAPTLCEGWKTRDLAAHLYIREHRPDATAGILVPGLANYTAKVQDRTAETTEWSALLDKIAAGPPRFSPFKLLDPVANLAEMFIHCEDVRRAQPGWEPRPLDYATVKGLTRTLSLMARMTLAKAPTRVALRTPEGKTILTAGKGDPVTVTGRPEELLLFAVGREARVDFEGEPAAVQALRDAPKGL
- a CDS encoding LLM class F420-dependent oxidoreductase, encoding MDFRVFVEPQQGARYADQLAVARAAEQLGYSAFFRSDHYLAMSGDGLPGPTDSWVTLAGIARETSSIRLGTMVTSATFRYPGPLAIAVAQVDEMSGGRVELGLGAGWFEEEHKAYAIPFPPLGERFDRLTEQLDILTGMWATPVGETFDYSGTHYTVVDSPGLPKPVQALPPIIIGGQGAKRTPALAAKYAGEFNVPFVPLDTARTQFDRVRTAVADAGREPDSMVYSAAFVLCAGADDAEIARRANTIGREVDELRSNSPMVGTPAEIVDKLGPFVEAGVERVYLQVLDMSDLDHLALVAGQVLPQLR